The Solibacillus daqui genome has a segment encoding these proteins:
- a CDS encoding helix-turn-helix transcriptional regulator: protein MKNVRLKMARIEMDLSQEELAKKVGVTRQTIGLIELGKYNPTLSVCIAICKTLNKTLDELFWA from the coding sequence ATGAAAAATGTACGTTTAAAAATGGCTCGCATTGAGATGGACTTGTCACAAGAGGAACTGGCTAAAAAAGTTGGGGTTACGCGCCAAACAATCGGCTTAATCGAGCTTGGCAAATACAATCCGACACTCAGTGTATGTATCGCGATTTGTAAAACGTTAAATAAAACACTCGATGAATTATTTTGGGCATAG
- a CDS encoding GNAT family N-acetyltransferase, which produces MASIQLIHPSLAYESQLIAYKNEFPYNPSGIEGSSQIAFAESIEQWLDQIEKNRHWETVQNGYMPAEQYIAIDNNDNVVGMLNFRKELNDYLLNYIGHIGYSVAPSKRRQGLATEMLKLALEEAKNFGLQKVLVTCTDDNIASYKVIENNGGLLEDKRVDPGDQKLTRRYWITL; this is translated from the coding sequence ATGGCATCTATTCAGCTTATCCACCCTAGCTTAGCTTACGAGTCTCAACTTATTGCTTATAAAAATGAATTTCCTTATAACCCAAGCGGTATTGAGGGCAGTTCACAAATTGCTTTTGCCGAAAGTATAGAACAATGGCTTGATCAAATTGAAAAAAATCGCCATTGGGAAACTGTTCAAAATGGTTATATGCCTGCAGAGCAATATATTGCGATAGACAACAATGACAACGTAGTCGGCATGCTTAACTTCCGTAAAGAGCTCAATGATTATTTGCTTAATTATATCGGGCATATCGGATACTCCGTTGCCCCAAGCAAACGTCGTCAAGGACTCGCAACAGAAATGTTAAAGCTGGCATTAGAAGAAGCCAAAAATTTCGGCTTACAAAAAGTCCTCGTTACATGTACAGATGATAATATTGCTTCCTACAAAGTAATTGAGAACAATGGCGGTTTATTAGAAGACAAACGCGTTGATCCAGGTGATCAAAAATTAACACGAAGATATTGGATTACATTGTAA